One segment of Coffea arabica cultivar ET-39 chromosome 7c, Coffea Arabica ET-39 HiFi, whole genome shotgun sequence DNA contains the following:
- the LOC140010634 gene encoding zinc finger BED domain-containing protein RICESLEEPER 2-like, with the protein MHEHPFTILEEEGFNLMMKRAVPEWKKISQATAKNDCMQVYELEKNKLRNKLKNVERVSITTDLWKLKNQKIEYMVITGDWIDSDWKLQKRVFSFVHIPPPHRGVEIASSIFKSAKEWGIEHKIYSISVDNASNNDVAVRILRDDISRSKKLLCDGKLFHVRCCAHILNLVVQDGISEIVDITKAIRDSVEFVNRSEGRALMFAEIAQQLHIPGKKLLYDCKTRWNATFEMLNCAIKFKDVFPRFQDREQSYDFCPSPEDWKKAEKVCSVLEKFWECTHIISGSDYLTSNLFLQELVKIKKVLDARVNDEDPFIRAMVRRMKTKFDKYWGECNLILAVAAILDPRQKMRVVDFTYPQMYLPSEASHNISTIRRVLFELYDEYVALAANPTGGPMASSSFQRQGTNATKKTRGDFDQYCDEVETSEPHKSELVDYLDKPRQKIGEDLDEFDCLGWWKINRIS; encoded by the coding sequence ATGCATGAGCATCCATTCACCATATTAGAAGAAGAAGGCTTCAATCTTATGATGAAACGAGCGGTGCCAGAGTGGAAGAAAATCTCTCAAGCAACAGCAAAAAATGATTGTATGCAAGTATATGAGCTTGAAAAAAATAAGTTGAGGAACAAGTTGAAAAATGTGGAAAGAGTGAGCATCACAACCGATCTTTGGAagttgaaaaatcaaaagatcgAGTACATGGTCATCACCGGGGATTGGATTGATTCTGATTGGAAACTACAAAAGCGAGTCTTTAGTTTTGTACATATACCACCGCCTCACCGAGGAGTTGAGATAgcatcttcaatttttaaaagtgCAAAAGAGTGGGGCATTGAGCACAAAATTTACAGCATATCAGTTGATAATGCCTCGAACAATGATGTAGCTGTTAGAATATTAAGAGATGACATCTCCAGGTCCAAAAAGCTTCTTTGTGATGGAAAATTGTTCCATGTTCGATGCTGTGCACACATCTTGAACCTTGTAGTTCAAGATGGCATTTCTGAGATTGTGGACATCACCAAAGCCATTAGGGATTCCGTGGAATTTGTGAATCGATCAGAGGGGCGTGCATTGATGTTTGCTGAAATTGCGCAACAACTCCATATACCAGGAAAAAAGTTGCTTTACGATTGTAAGACAAGATGGAATGCCACATTTGAGATGCTGAATTGTGCCATCAAATTTAAGGATGTTTTTCCCCGTTTCCAAGATAGAGAGCAAAGTTACGATTTTTGCCCATCTCCTGAGGATTGGAAAAAAGCTGAAAAGGTTTGTTCGGTCTTGGAAAAATTTTGGGAGTGCACACATATAATTTCTGGTTCAGATTATCTTACGAGCAATCTTTTCCTTCAAGAGTTGGTGAAGATAAAAAAAGTGCTGGATGCTCGAGTCAATGATGAAGACCCCTTCATTCGGGCCATGGTTCGAAGGATGAAAACTAAGTTTGACAAGTATTGGGGTGAATGTAATTTGATATTGGCCGTGGCTGCCATTTTAGATCCAAGACAGAAAATGAGGGTTGTGGACTTCACCTACCCTCAAATGTATCTACCTTCAGAGGCTTCTCATAACATTTCCACCATTCGCCGAGTGCTATTTGAGTTATATGATGAGTATGTTGCTCTAGCGGCGAATCCAACAGGAGGGCCAATGGCTTCTAGCTCTTTCCAAAGGCAAGGAACAAATGCGACCAAGAAGACTAGGGGTGATTTTGATCAATATTGTGATGAAGTCGAGACTAGCGAACCTCATAAGTCAGAATTGGTTGATTATTTAGACAAACCTCGCCAAAAGATTGGAGAAGATCTCGATGAATTTGATTGTTTGGGGTGGTGGAAAATAAATCGAATCTCATAA